In the Ictalurus punctatus breed USDA103 chromosome 7, Coco_2.0, whole genome shotgun sequence genome, one interval contains:
- the zgc:112271 gene encoding uncharacterized protein LOC100528735 → MAVTTDHIREKLSAEIGAIHVEVEDTSSSRCALSFKVLVVSPQFEGKPLLQRHRMVNTCLATELKEIHAFEQKTLTPEQWEKQKQQ, encoded by the exons ATGGCAGTTACTACGGATCACATTCGGGAAAAACTGAGTGCAGAAATTGGTGCAATACACGTG GAAGTAGAAGACACATCTTCCAGCAGATGTGCTCTAAGTTTTAAGGTGCTTGTGGTGTCTCCTCAGTTTGAAGGGAAGCCACTGTTGCAGAGACACAG aatGGTGAACACTTGCCTTGCTACTGAACTGAAGGAGATACATGCCTTTGAGCAGAAGACCTTAACGCCAGAGCAGTGGGAAAAGCAGAAACAGCAGTGA
- the LOC108267568 gene encoding zinc finger protein 358 has translation MQTRRSSSALAVSGEVSLSFQDELAATIHRAFEVAVEIAVVEVSKLVGQALGDVRDQMQETLRENSFLKTRLQSAEHELDTVRKSRKSQSPATADDDPPQSDFSQRHESQTKCESRSKGEADSPAAQETHKMCRYDSGSEPQDESFCEIREDGSVRSRDLGSASSALQCRDQKSGPPHESLIPENQQMAQHTQDIHGDQTPPSVEQPVCKKEENLEPQLDDASGEDDGDDENNPDDDDDDIRPSCSFNSEHDEEFEPDRLSLVQSKLLEDWRPDPEAAQCDQNENANAGPSRSLDAPDMISAPVGGNPGFSASFDALYQSVARTHLVHPAPQNDDVQMRTSVPTRIHQCKICGHSFSRASDLRRHHSHRHRARAVNPAKAGSAGRPVKQQLFPPGCSPYHCNECGRDFNRMENLKTHLRIHTGERPYSCSVCGVRFRHSGALTRHFRIHTGEKPYVCGQCGKRFRNCGGLRFHQKSHTTDRHMVLNCV, from the exons ATGCAGACGCGTCGCTCCTCGTCGGCGCTGGCTGTGAGCGGCGAGGTGTCGCTTTCTTTCCAGGACGAGCTCGCTGCCACCATCCACCGAGCCTTCGAGGTGGCGGTGGAGATCGCGGTGGTGGAGGTCAGTAAGTTAGTGGGCCAGGCACTGGGCGATGTGCGTGATCAGATGCAGGAGACGCTGAGGGAGAACTCGTTCCTCAAGACGCGGCTGCAGTCCGCCGAGCACGAGCTGGACACCGTGAGGAAGAGCAGAAAGAGCCAGAGCCCGGCTACAGCCGATGATGATCCGCCGCAAAGCGATTTCTCTCAGCGGCACGAAAGCCAGACCAAGTGTGAGAGCCGCTCCAAGGGGGAAGCAGATAGCCCAGCCGCTCAGGAAACGCATAAAATGTGCCGATATGACAGCGGCTCCGAGCCACAGGACGAGTCTTTCTGTGAAATCCGTGAGGATGGAAGCGTTCGGTCACGTGACTTGGGCTCAGCATCCAGTGCGTTGCAGTGCCGTGATCAGAAGTCAG GTCCACCACATGAATCTCTTATTCCAGAGAATCAACAGATGGCACAGCACACCCAAGATATTCATGGTGACCAGACTCCACCGTCTGTTGAGCAGCCAGTCTGCAAGAAAGAGGAGAACCTAGAACCCCAGCTGGATGATGCTTCTGgagaagatgatggtgatgatgagaaTAATCCagatgacgatgacgatgacATTAGGCCAAGCTGCAGCTTTAACTCGGAGCATGACGAAGAGTTTGAGCCAGACAGACTTTCTCTGGTGCAGTCTAAACTGTTGGAGGACTGGAGGCCTGACCCAGAGGCAGCACAATGTGATCAGAATGAGAATGCAAATGCTGGACCCAGCCGTAGTCTTG ATGCTCCAGACATGATCTCCGCACCTGTTGGTGGTAATCCCGGCTTTTCAGCCTCTTTCGATGCTCTCTACCAATCAGTAGCCAGAACTCACCTTGTGCATCCTGCTCCTCAAAACGACGATGTCCAGATGAGGACAAGTGTCCCCACCCGGATTCACCAGTGTAAAATCTGCGGCCATTCGTTTAGTCGGGCAAGTGATCTGCGCAGACATCATAGTCACCGGCACAGAGCGAGGGCAGTTAACCCGGCGAAAGCAGGAAGTGCGGGGAGACCCGTCAAACAACAGCTGTTTCCTCCAGGGTGTAGCCCATATCACTGCAACGAATGTGGTCGGGACTTCAACCGTATGGAAAACTTAAAGACACATTTGCGCATACACACCGGAGAACGTCCATACTCTTGTTCTGTGTGTGGGGTACGGTTCCGGCACTCAGGGGCGCTTACACGCCACTTCCGTATCCACACGGGTGAAAAGCCGTATGTGTGCGGGCAGTGTGGGAAACGTTTCCGGAACTGCGGTGGTCTGCGCTTCCACCAGAAATCCCACACAACAGATAGACATATGGTTTTGAATTGCGTTTGA
- the zdhhc21 gene encoding palmitoyltransferase ZDHHC21 isoform X3 yields the protein MKLRLHCVVDSMGWFCLSTVLFIWFYNTILIPKLVLLPHYAEGHIPGALVACYYVASLLCVSALLRASTADPGRLNQDPKIPLAEREQWELCNKCNLMRPKRSHHCSRCGHCVRRMDHHCPWINNCVGEDNHWLFLQLCFYTQVLSLYTLVLDFCQYYYFQPLVSVDKDTTTIEKMSHSSEGISAHRSWQQSLAEVFGTRWKLLWFLPFRSRRPLYPNSSSYLHV from the exons ATGAAGTTGCGACTGCACTGCGTGGTGGACTCCATGGGCTGGTTCTGTCTCAGCACAGTGCTGTTCATCTGGTTTTACAACACCATCCTCATTCCCAAGCTGGTGCTGCTGCCCCACTATGCTGAGGGACATATACCCGGAGCGCTAGTTGCCT GTTACTATGTAGCATCACtcttgtgtgtgtctgcattgtTAAGGGCTTCCACAGCAGACCCAGGACGACTCAATCAAGACCCTAAAATCCCCTTGGCag AACGTGAACAATGGGAGTTGTGCAATAAATGCAACCTTATGAGGCCAAAGAGGTCACACCACTGCAGCCGCTGTGGACACTGTGTGCGTCGCATGGACCACCATTGTCCCTG GATTAATAACTGTGTTGGGGAAGATAACCACTGGCTCTTTCTTCAGCTGTGTTTCTACACTCAGGTCCTGAGTCTCTACACTCTTGTGTTGGACTTCTGCCAGTACTACTACTTTCAGCCTCTAGTCTCAGTGGACAAA gaCACAACCACTATAGAGAAAATGTCACACTCCTCAGAAGGGAT CAGTGCTCATCGGTCGTGGCAGCAGTCGTTGGCCGAGGTGTTTGGCACACGCTGGAAGCTCCTGTGGTTCCTGCCGTTCCGAAGCAGACGGCCACTGTACCCGAATTCCTCCTCCTACTTGCACGTGTAG
- the zdhhc21 gene encoding palmitoyltransferase ZDHHC21 isoform X1, translating to MKLRLHCVVDSMGWFCLSTVLFIWFYNTILIPKLVLLPHYAEGHIPGALVACYYVASLLCVSALLRASTADPGRLNQDPKIPLAEREQWELCNKCNLMRPKRSHHCSRCGHCVRRMDHHCPWINNCVGEDNHWLFLQLCFYTQVLSLYTLVLDFCQYYYFQPLVSVDKELFMVRHELALLRVSCFMGLIMFGGMSSLFYSQITGILSDTTTIEKMSHSSEGISAHRSWQQSLAEVFGTRWKLLWFLPFRSRRPLYPNSSSYLHV from the exons ATGAAGTTGCGACTGCACTGCGTGGTGGACTCCATGGGCTGGTTCTGTCTCAGCACAGTGCTGTTCATCTGGTTTTACAACACCATCCTCATTCCCAAGCTGGTGCTGCTGCCCCACTATGCTGAGGGACATATACCCGGAGCGCTAGTTGCCT GTTACTATGTAGCATCACtcttgtgtgtgtctgcattgtTAAGGGCTTCCACAGCAGACCCAGGACGACTCAATCAAGACCCTAAAATCCCCTTGGCag AACGTGAACAATGGGAGTTGTGCAATAAATGCAACCTTATGAGGCCAAAGAGGTCACACCACTGCAGCCGCTGTGGACACTGTGTGCGTCGCATGGACCACCATTGTCCCTG GATTAATAACTGTGTTGGGGAAGATAACCACTGGCTCTTTCTTCAGCTGTGTTTCTACACTCAGGTCCTGAGTCTCTACACTCTTGTGTTGGACTTCTGCCAGTACTACTACTTTCAGCCTCTAGTCTCAGTGGACAAA GAGTTATTTATGGTGCGTCATGAGTTGGCGCTCTTGCGCGTGTCCTGCTTCATGGGATTGATTATGTTCGGAGGAATGAGCAGTCTCTTCTACTCACAGATCACAGGAATCCTTTCT gaCACAACCACTATAGAGAAAATGTCACACTCCTCAGAAGGGAT CAGTGCTCATCGGTCGTGGCAGCAGTCGTTGGCCGAGGTGTTTGGCACACGCTGGAAGCTCCTGTGGTTCCTGCCGTTCCGAAGCAGACGGCCACTGTACCCGAATTCCTCCTCCTACTTGCACGTGTAG
- the zdhhc21 gene encoding palmitoyltransferase ZDHHC21 isoform X2 has protein sequence MKLRLHCVVDSMGWFCLSTVLFIWFYNTILIPKLVLLPHYAEGHIPGALVACYYVASLLCVSALLRASTADPGRLNQDPKIPLAEREQWELCNKCNLMRPKRSHHCSRCGHCVRRMDHHCPWINNCVGEDNHWLFLQLCFYTQVLSLYTLVLDFCQYYYFQPLVSVDKELFMVRHELALLRVSCFMGLIMFGGMSSLFYSQITGILSDTTTIEKMSHSSEGIAHRSWQQSLAEVFGTRWKLLWFLPFRSRRPLYPNSSSYLHV, from the exons ATGAAGTTGCGACTGCACTGCGTGGTGGACTCCATGGGCTGGTTCTGTCTCAGCACAGTGCTGTTCATCTGGTTTTACAACACCATCCTCATTCCCAAGCTGGTGCTGCTGCCCCACTATGCTGAGGGACATATACCCGGAGCGCTAGTTGCCT GTTACTATGTAGCATCACtcttgtgtgtgtctgcattgtTAAGGGCTTCCACAGCAGACCCAGGACGACTCAATCAAGACCCTAAAATCCCCTTGGCag AACGTGAACAATGGGAGTTGTGCAATAAATGCAACCTTATGAGGCCAAAGAGGTCACACCACTGCAGCCGCTGTGGACACTGTGTGCGTCGCATGGACCACCATTGTCCCTG GATTAATAACTGTGTTGGGGAAGATAACCACTGGCTCTTTCTTCAGCTGTGTTTCTACACTCAGGTCCTGAGTCTCTACACTCTTGTGTTGGACTTCTGCCAGTACTACTACTTTCAGCCTCTAGTCTCAGTGGACAAA GAGTTATTTATGGTGCGTCATGAGTTGGCGCTCTTGCGCGTGTCCTGCTTCATGGGATTGATTATGTTCGGAGGAATGAGCAGTCTCTTCTACTCACAGATCACAGGAATCCTTTCT gaCACAACCACTATAGAGAAAATGTCACACTCCTCAGAAGGGAT TGCTCATCGGTCGTGGCAGCAGTCGTTGGCCGAGGTGTTTGGCACACGCTGGAAGCTCCTGTGGTTCCTGCCGTTCCGAAGCAGACGGCCACTGTACCCGAATTCCTCCTCCTACTTGCACGTGTAG
- the zdhhc21 gene encoding palmitoyltransferase ZDHHC21 isoform X4, translating into MRPKRSHHCSRCGHCVRRMDHHCPWINNCVGEDNHWLFLQLCFYTQVLSLYTLVLDFCQYYYFQPLVSVDKELFMVRHELALLRVSCFMGLIMFGGMSSLFYSQITGILSDTTTIEKMSHSSEGISAHRSWQQSLAEVFGTRWKLLWFLPFRSRRPLYPNSSSYLHV; encoded by the exons ATGAGGCCAAAGAGGTCACACCACTGCAGCCGCTGTGGACACTGTGTGCGTCGCATGGACCACCATTGTCCCTG GATTAATAACTGTGTTGGGGAAGATAACCACTGGCTCTTTCTTCAGCTGTGTTTCTACACTCAGGTCCTGAGTCTCTACACTCTTGTGTTGGACTTCTGCCAGTACTACTACTTTCAGCCTCTAGTCTCAGTGGACAAA GAGTTATTTATGGTGCGTCATGAGTTGGCGCTCTTGCGCGTGTCCTGCTTCATGGGATTGATTATGTTCGGAGGAATGAGCAGTCTCTTCTACTCACAGATCACAGGAATCCTTTCT gaCACAACCACTATAGAGAAAATGTCACACTCCTCAGAAGGGAT CAGTGCTCATCGGTCGTGGCAGCAGTCGTTGGCCGAGGTGTTTGGCACACGCTGGAAGCTCCTGTGGTTCCTGCCGTTCCGAAGCAGACGGCCACTGTACCCGAATTCCTCCTCCTACTTGCACGTGTAG